A window of Exiguobacterium sp. Helios genomic DNA:
TGTGCTTCAATGGATGCGACCGCTTGTTTGACGGCGAATGCATCAATTTCGTCAGCATAATGGCTTTCCGTGACGATAGGTTTCCCAGTCGTTAATGTCCCGGTTTTATCAAAGACGATCGTATCGACTTGTCCAAGTGTCTCGATATGTGCCCCACCTTTAAATAAGACACCGTTTCTAGCAGAAGCGGCGATTGCTGCTAAAGCAGCCGGTGTGATCGAAGCGACCAAAGCACAAGGAGAAGCGACGACGAGTAAAATCATGGCCCGATAGATACTCGTTTCAAATGTCCAACCAATTAAGTAATGGGGGACAACCATCATCAAGGCGACGACGAGTAAGACGATTTTGACGTAACGGCTTTCGAACCGTTCGATGAATTGTGCGGATGGTGATTGTTCGCTTTGAGCGTTTTGAACCATGTGAATGATTTTTTGGAACAGGGACTCGTCTGCGGCTTTTGTCATCTCGATCGTCAACACACCGTTCATGTTGACCGTTGAATTGTAAACGGTATCGCCTACTTGTTTTTCAACCGGAATTGATTCACCGGTAATCGATGCTTCTTCAATCGCAGCTTGACCACGGATGATGGTTCCGTCGACAGGGATACGTTCCCCCGGGCGGACGTAGACGAGTTCTCCGACGACCAATTGCTCAAGACCAACGACTTCAAGCTTACCATCGGCATTTAATCGCGTGGCTTCTTCCGGCTGTAAGGACATTAAACTTTGCAGTGCCCGTTCGTTTTTATTCATAGTGTAGGTTTCAAGAGCACCGGATAAAGCGAAGATAAAAATCAAGATGGCACCTTCCATCCAGTATCCGATAGCTGCTGCACCGATAGCAGCCAAAATCATCAATAATTCTACATTCAAGGTTTTGTCATGATAGGTTTCCGTTAATCCTTCTTTTGCTTTCGCATAGCCTCCGATTAAGTAAGCGGAGAGATAAAGCGTGACATAGCCAGTGGCTGGAATGTTGATCTTTTCGAGCGTACAGGCAATTAAAATCAATATTCCGCTAAAGAGTGCTAAAATCAATTCGTGATGTTCCTCCCAAGCATGACGGAGAGCGGAACGCTGATGGACATCAGTAGTAGTAGAGGTAGTCATATGGAAAAGCTCCTTTCAAGTCTAAATGAGAAAAGAAATCATTATGTTAAAACAATGAGAATGTTGATTACCAACGTTTTCTCGTGAATGATAATGAGTTTCATTGTCGCTAGATTATAATAATTATTATCTGTAAAACTACTATACCATGTCTATGTCAAAAGGAACAGGAAAGGAATTAGCAAAAATGAAAAAAATATTGACCGATCGATTTGGTATGGTTGTGCTCGCTTTAGTGACGACCTTCCTTTGGGGAAGTGCGTTTCCCTTCATCAAAAAAAGTTATACGCTGCTTGCCATTACTTCAACGGAATACGGAGAACAACTGTTGTTTGCCAGTTACCGCTTTTTTATCGCCGGCGTCTTATTGCTTATTGTCAGCGTCCTGATTTTTAAGCAACCGATTACATTAAAAAAGCGGACACTCGCGTACAGCCGGCTTGGCTTCTTTTTGACGTTTCTTCAATATGTGTTCTTTTATATCGGGCTTTCCTTATCGACCGGGGTTCAAGGATCGATCATTGCCGGATCGACTTCTTTCTTTCAAATGTTGCTCGCCCATTTCCGGTATGAAGATGACCGGTTGAATCGATTCAAAGGACTGGCCTTGTTTTTAGGATTTACGGGCGTGATTTTAGCCAACTGGCCGCAAGGGTCAGCCGGTGTATCGTTTGGGAGTGGTGAAGTCTTACTGATTCTCGCCATGATTTCCGGCGCATTCGGAAATTTAATCGCTAAGGAATATTCGGCAAGTTACCCGGTCGCACCGATGACGGGTTGGGCCATGGTCATCGGATCAATTGGTTTATTCATCGTCGGAGCCGTCTTGAATGGGGACTGGTTCCCGTTTAGCTTCACGAGTACGACGGTCTGGATGCTTGTTTATTTAGCATTTTTGTCAGCGACTGGATTCACGTTATGGAATCTTTTGATGAAATATAATCCGGTCAGCCGCGTGTCACTGTTCATGTTTTTTGTCCCGATTTACGGCGTGACGTTATCTGCGCTCATTCTCGGGGAATCCATTCCACCGCAAGCTTTTATCGGTCTGTTGTTTGTCGTTGCAGGCATTCTTGTATCGACCTACCTTCCGATTTGGTTTCAAAAGCGGAGTTGACGAAGATTCTGAATCATGCAAAAATAGTCTCAATCAATCTGTTATTTTTAATCGTTTGTTGCTGAGCCGACTCGTTCGGCTTTTTCTGTACGGTCATAAAACCACCGATTCGGCCTTGCCATAAAGGCTAGTGCAACCAAAAAACGAAAGGAGATGAGAGAAGTGGAACGGAATGAGATCGTTCGAAAGATCATTGCCAACCGTCGTCCGCGGGATGAGTTTGCTCGCTTTGTCGTCACCAGTGTCAGTCAACAACTAAAAGAGACGCATGGGGATGTCGCGGTGGAAATCGTTGAGGCGGAAAGAGGATACGACTCCGTTTGGTCAATCAACGGTCGAGAGGTCGTCGTCTTATTGGAAACGGAAGAATTGAAACGTGCAAAAGAACAGCCGTACGCAATCGACGATAAGCTCTGGCACAGTTTTCGGCAAGAAGGAATCGTAAAATAAAAAGACGGTCGTTCCATATGGGACGACCGTCTTTGCTTATTTACAGCAACCGGGATACAGGCTTTGAACGAAAAAGAAGATAAGCGAGTGTCGCGAGAACCAGTACGAATAAAATGAAATAGAATCCTGGGGGCAACATGACGAATAAACTACCGGAAATCGGACCTAGAATCGAACCGAGGCTAAACGAAATCCCGGCAAGCAGGTTCCCGGTCGGCAGCAGATGATTTGGCAGCTGTTCGGTCATATAAGCGACGCCTAAAGAATACGTCGAACCTAGAGCCATGCCGCTGATTGCAAAAATCAGGAACAATGCACCGTAGCTTTGGAATAAAAAACAGGCTGTCAAAAATGCGAAAGATCCGATGCTGAGGACAGTGATCAGCGTCCGCCGTTTTCCGAAATGATCGGCGAGACGTCCAAGCGGTAATTGCATCAATAAGGAACTGACGACAAAAGTTGTGATCAACGTACTCGTCTGGGATAGCTCATAGCCGTTTCGTGTTGCAAATACAGGAAAGCTGGCGTTCAATGTCGCTTCTAAAAAGCCGTATGTGAAGCCGGGCAACAATGTAAACCAAGCACTCGTCAAGACAAGACGATAACGGGAAGCCGCAGACTGAAGCTCTTCCGGCATGACATCAGACGGCTTCTCGTTCGGTACTCGTCTTAAGGCAATCAGGACGAGGACAGTCAGTGTTCCGGTCAAGACGAACGGCAGCCAACTGATCCAGTCGACGAGTGGTGCGGCAAGTGGTCCAAGGGCAAAACCGAGTCCAAATGCCATGCCGTACAGAGACATCGTCCGACCAAGCTTATGGTTCGGTGTAATGGAGGTAATCCAAACTTGAGAACCGTAATGGAGAGTCTGATCCCCGAAGCCGACGACGAATCGCAGTACCATCCAAGCGAGAACGCTTGGGATGAGCGGGAAAGCAAAGACGGCAACAGCCACTAAAGCAAGACCGAACGAGATGACAGGAACATACCCATGGCGCCGCAACGGTTTTTCCATCAAGGGTGCTGCGACGATGACACCAATATATAGTACAGCAGCACTCAGTCCATTTATGTAAGCGGGTGTTCCTTGACGTTCGAGCAAAATGGAAAGCAGCGGGATGAGTAATCCTTGGGTGAAACCTGAAATAAATACAATCGAAAGAATCAAAGCAAAGCGACGCGACAAATCAAACAACTGCCTTTCCTTTTTTATATAAGCATAACATGTCCCGGATGTACGTCTGTACATCCGGGACATGTTATGCTTATTGTTCTTTTTGTTCAGTTGGTTCGAACCGTGTTGGACGTGGCATATGCAAAAGATGTTCGTCCCAATCCGTTTGGTCGAACACTTCATCGTGTTCGATACTGTGAGACGCTCGAATGCCAATCATCATGATTCCAAGTACCATACTGAACATTCCGATAATCGCGACAATCCCGACGAGCCATTCCATTTTTGAAACCCCCTTCGAACAAGGAAAGTGTGTCAACTTTGTGACAGACTTTTCCCGTTTTGAAAGAGACTCAAACCTGGTCAGAGGCGGCTGGATTGCTGTAGGAAATCGACTTCCGGATAATAGGCATTTTTGACGAGTGCATTTGGACCGAGACATTGAACGGCGGGACAGTGACAGGACAAACTTTGATTGAGCTCAGTTTTTTGCCACATCGCATACGCATCGTTGAAGGAAGTGTCCTGAATCGTCCCGAGTGAGGCAAGTTCATCCCCGAAATCCGTCACGATGATTTCACCGTCAAAGATATTGACGTTCAGGCGTGATCGGCCGTCAGGGTCATTACGGACGGAAACATTTGGTTCCTGACGTAAACGACGGTGGAGCTCTAAATCTTCTTCTTTCATCGAGCAGGCATAAAATGGCAGGGTACCGAATAACATCCAGACATTTGGATCCCGGACATCAAGAAGACGATGGATGCCGTCACGGATTTCATCCAGACTGGCGGCTTCAATCATCGAGGCGAAATCTGCCGGGTACATTGGATGAACTTCATGGCGGACACATCCCATCTCAACGATTTCCTGGTGGATGGCTTCTAGATGTGGCAGTGTTCGCTTGTTAATCATCGTTTCTGCTGAAACGAGGACGCCACGTGCGTTCAGAATCCGGGCGTTTTCCTTCATCTGTTCAAACAGCTTCGTCCGTGCTTCACGAGAGGGTTTCCGTTCCATCATGGCGAAGCCGCCATCAATAAAGTCGTCCGCAGTTCCCCAGTTATGTGAAATATGTAAGACGTCAAGATACGGGATGATCA
This region includes:
- a CDS encoding heavy metal translocating P-type ATPase, with protein sequence MTTSTTTDVHQRSALRHAWEEHHELILALFSGILILIACTLEKINIPATGYVTLYLSAYLIGGYAKAKEGLTETYHDKTLNVELLMILAAIGAAAIGYWMEGAILIFIFALSGALETYTMNKNERALQSLMSLQPEEATRLNADGKLEVVGLEQLVVGELVYVRPGERIPVDGTIIRGQAAIEEASITGESIPVEKQVGDTVYNSTVNMNGVLTIEMTKAADESLFQKIIHMVQNAQSEQSPSAQFIERFESRYVKIVLLVVALMMVVPHYLIGWTFETSIYRAMILLVVASPCALVASITPAALAAIAASARNGVLFKGGAHIETLGQVDTIVFDKTGTLTTGKPIVTESHYADEIDAFAVKQAVASIEAQSNHPLAQAIVTHLKTDIIEPSAFKDVTGYGIEATVSGQTYRIGKYAFHEGLTDPFLSMEQTLKEQGNTIVYVSNGQSIIALYALRDTIRPEAKTAIASLNALGITTIMLTGDNPVTAAAISKEAGLTDYVAECLPEDKVRYIKQYQTEGKTVAMVGDGINDAPALALAHVGIAMGEGTDAALETADVVLMKNDLGRLAYAVNKARKMNRVVKQNITLAIGVILLLIISNLSQFLIMPFAVVGHEGSTILVILNGLRLLQKDMPLPATPATFSKQAAA
- a CDS encoding DMT family transporter; the encoded protein is MKKILTDRFGMVVLALVTTFLWGSAFPFIKKSYTLLAITSTEYGEQLLFASYRFFIAGVLLLIVSVLIFKQPITLKKRTLAYSRLGFFLTFLQYVFFYIGLSLSTGVQGSIIAGSTSFFQMLLAHFRYEDDRLNRFKGLALFLGFTGVILANWPQGSAGVSFGSGEVLLILAMISGAFGNLIAKEYSASYPVAPMTGWAMVIGSIGLFIVGAVLNGDWFPFSFTSTTVWMLVYLAFLSATGFTLWNLLMKYNPVSRVSLFMFFVPIYGVTLSALILGESIPPQAFIGLLFVVAGILVSTYLPIWFQKRS
- a CDS encoding MFS transporter yields the protein MKCSTKRIGTNIFCICHVQHGSNQLNKKNNKHNMSRMYRRTSGTCYAYIKKERQLFDLSRRFALILSIVFISGFTQGLLIPLLSILLERQGTPAYINGLSAAVLYIGVIVAAPLMEKPLRRHGYVPVISFGLALVAVAVFAFPLIPSVLAWMVLRFVVGFGDQTLHYGSQVWITSITPNHKLGRTMSLYGMAFGLGFALGPLAAPLVDWISWLPFVLTGTLTVLVLIALRRVPNEKPSDVMPEELQSAASRYRLVLTSAWFTLLPGFTYGFLEATLNASFPVFATRNGYELSQTSTLITTFVVSSLLMQLPLGRLADHFGKRRTLITVLSIGSFAFLTACFLFQSYGALFLIFAISGMALGSTYSLGVAYMTEQLPNHLLPTGNLLAGISFSLGSILGPISGSLFVMLPPGFYFILFVLVLATLAYLLFRSKPVSRLL
- the yfkAB gene encoding radical SAM/CxCxxxxC motif protein YfkAB, whose translation is MSLKSPITIKNDPWEAYRDIEQYGQARLTNIEVTTTTLCNMRCEHCAVGYMLSNSETPTIPVELLIKRLDEIEHLRAFSITGGEPMLSMKSVREYVVPLLKYAHERGAKTQINSNLTLPLSRYELIIPYLDVLHISHNWGTADDFIDGGFAMMERKPSREARTKLFEQMKENARILNARGVLVSAETMINKRTLPHLEAIHQEIVEMGCVRHEVHPMYPADFASMIEAASLDEIRDGIHRLLDVRDPNVWMLFGTLPFYACSMKEEDLELHRRLRQEPNVSVRNDPDGRSRLNVNIFDGEIIVTDFGDELASLGTIQDTSFNDAYAMWQKTELNQSLSCHCPAVQCLGPNALVKNAYYPEVDFLQQSSRL